The Homo sapiens chromosome 5, GRCh38.p14 Primary Assembly genome includes a window with the following:
- the UTP15 gene encoding U3 small nucleolar RNA-associated protein 15 homolog isoform 3 (isoform 3 is encoded by transcript variant 3), protein MFDARTSESVLSVEHGQPVESVLLFPSGGLLVSAGGRYVKVWDMLKGGQLLVSLKNHHKTVTCLCLSSSGQRLLSGSLDRKVKVYSTTSYKVVHSFDYAASILSLALAHEDETIVVGMTNGILSVKHRKSEAKKESLPRRRRPAYRTFIKGKNYMKQRDDILINRPAKKHLELYDRDLKHFRISKALDRVLDPTCTIKTPEITVSIIKELNRRGVLANALAGRDEKEISHVLNFLIRNLSQPRFAPVLINAAEIIIDIYLPVIGQSPVVDKKFLLLQGLVEKEIDYQRELLETLGMMDMLFATMRRKEGTSVLEHTSDGFPENKKIES, encoded by the exons ATGTTTGATGCACGAACGAGTGAGAGTGTTCTCTCCGTTGAGCATGGGCAGCCAGTGGAGAGTGTCCTACTTTTCCCCTCTGGAGGTCTTCTGGTGTCAGCAG GAGGTCGTTATGTTAAAGTCTGGGACATGTTAAAAGGAGGACAATTGCTAGTATCTTTGAAAAATCATCACAAAACCGTGACATGTTTATGTCTAAGCAGCTCTGGACAGAGGTTACTCTCTGGCTCACTGGATAG gaAGGTGAAAGTATACAGCACAACTTCCTACAAAGTAGTCCACAGTTTTGATTATGCAGCTTCAATTTTGAGTCTTGCCCTTGCA CATGAAGATGAGACAATAGTTGTAGGAATGACCAATGGAATACTGAGTGTTAAACATCGGAAATCTGAAGCAAAGAAGGAATCACTTCCCAGAAGAAGAAGGCCTGCATATCGAAcctttattaaaggaaaaaattacatGAAGCAACGG GATGACATTTTGATTAACAGGCCAGCAAAGAAGCACCTAGAATTGTATGACAGGGATCTGAAACATTTTCGGATCTCTAAGGCACTCGATAGAGTTCTTGAT CCCACTTGTACAATAAAGACACCCGAGATTACGGTGTCCATCATAAAGGAGTTAAATCGAAGAGGAGTCCTTGCAAATGCGCTTGCAGGTCGGGATGAGAAGGAAATCAGTcatgttcttaattttttgataAG GAATCTTTCTCAGCCAAGATTTGCCCCTGTTTTAATCAATGCTGCTGAAATAATTATTG atATATATCTGCCTGTAATTGGTCAGTCCCCTGTAGTTGATAAAAAGTTTTTACTACTTCAAGGACTTGTAGAAAAAGAGATTGATTACCAAAGAGAATTGTTAGAAACCTTGGGGATGATGGATATGCTTTTTGCCACcatgagaaggaaggaaggcactTCTGTGTTGGAACACACATCTGATGGATTTCCAGAGAATAAGAAGATAGAATCATAG